A stretch of the Psychroserpens sp. Hel_I_66 genome encodes the following:
- the hemL gene encoding glutamate-1-semialdehyde 2,1-aminomutase yields the protein MLYQRSSALFKNAENVIPGGVNSPVRAFKAVGGTPIFAKSAKGAYVFDEDDNRYIDYINSWGPMLLGHAYEPVVKAVIEKAKNGTSFGMPTEIETKIAELAVSMVPNIDKIRFVNSGTEACMSAVRLARGFTGKEKIIKFAGCYHGHSDAFLIQAGSGAVTFGSPNSPGVTKGTAKDTLLATYNDIENVKTLMEANKDEIACIIVEPVAGNMGCIPPKNNFLQKLRDLCDAHNVLLVFDEVMTGFRLAKGGVQELYNVDADIICFGKVIGGGLPVGAFAARNEIMSHLAPLGNVYQAGTLSGNPLAMAAGLAMLTAIDNDKDLFKRLAEKTEYLHKGCEAALSKYNITHTINREGSMISIHFSEESVIDFESAAKGNNETFKTFFHGMLNEGIYIAPSAFETWFITDALTYEDLDETIRAVEKVAQTL from the coding sequence ATGTTATATCAACGCAGTAGTGCGCTATTTAAAAACGCAGAAAACGTTATTCCAGGCGGTGTGAATTCTCCAGTAAGAGCATTTAAGGCTGTTGGCGGAACTCCTATTTTCGCAAAATCTGCAAAAGGGGCTTATGTTTTTGATGAGGATGACAACCGTTATATAGATTATATTAATTCTTGGGGACCAATGTTATTGGGTCACGCCTACGAACCTGTCGTAAAAGCAGTTATTGAAAAAGCCAAAAACGGAACATCTTTTGGCATGCCCACTGAAATTGAAACAAAAATTGCAGAATTAGCAGTTTCAATGGTACCAAATATTGATAAGATACGGTTTGTAAATTCTGGTACAGAAGCTTGCATGAGTGCTGTACGATTAGCTAGAGGATTTACAGGTAAAGAAAAAATCATAAAATTTGCTGGGTGTTATCACGGTCACAGTGATGCTTTCTTAATTCAAGCAGGAAGTGGAGCAGTCACTTTTGGGAGTCCAAATAGTCCTGGTGTTACAAAGGGTACTGCAAAAGATACCTTGTTAGCAACTTATAATGATATTGAAAATGTAAAAACATTAATGGAAGCTAACAAAGATGAGATTGCTTGCATTATCGTTGAGCCTGTTGCTGGTAATATGGGCTGCATTCCGCCAAAGAATAATTTTTTACAAAAACTTAGAGATTTGTGTGATGCGCATAATGTGCTTTTGGTTTTTGATGAGGTGATGACCGGTTTTAGATTGGCAAAAGGAGGTGTTCAAGAATTGTACAATGTGGATGCAGATATTATTTGCTTCGGAAAAGTGATAGGTGGAGGATTGCCTGTTGGGGCTTTTGCTGCTCGTAACGAGATTATGAGTCATTTGGCGCCTTTAGGCAACGTTTATCAAGCAGGAACGCTTAGTGGTAATCCTTTAGCAATGGCTGCAGGTTTAGCAATGTTGACTGCGATAGACAACGATAAAGACCTTTTTAAAAGATTAGCAGAAAAAACCGAATACCTTCACAAAGGTTGTGAAGCAGCCTTAAGTAAATATAACATTACGCATACTATCAATAGGGAAGGGTCGATGATTTCAATTCACTTTTCCGAAGAAAGCGTTATTGATTTTGAAAGTGCTGCAAAAGGGAATAATGAAACATTTAAAACCTTCTTTCATGGAATGCTTAATGAAGGTATTTACATTGCGCCAAGTGCTTTTGAAACTTGGTTTATTACAGATGCGCTCACTTATGAGGATTTGGATGAAACCATAAGGGCTGTAGAAAAAGTAGCTCAAACATTATAA
- a CDS encoding glucosaminidase domain-containing protein encodes MKRIIIFLLIGSMVLSCGSKKRVVTKKDKRTTRTEKVVIKPKTNTEVNTPVKTVDVPNNSNLSAVEIYILTYNAIAMDEMRKSKIPASITLAQGILESGSGKGRLSVEANNHFGIKCHGWTGRKIYHDDDRSQECFRSYDHPNSSFEDHSEFLTGRSRYAALFKLKPDDYEGWAKGLRAAGYATDRKYPEKLISLIERYQLYKYDEIMLGKSTETPDIVENTAITHIVIKGDTLYSLSRRYQTSVDEIKRLNKLSNNDLSLGQTLIIKK; translated from the coding sequence ATGAAGAGAATTATTATATTTTTATTGATTGGCTCGATGGTTTTGAGTTGTGGCTCTAAAAAAAGGGTCGTGACAAAAAAAGATAAGAGAACTACAAGGACAGAAAAGGTTGTTATAAAGCCAAAAACAAATACAGAGGTTAATACTCCTGTTAAAACTGTAGATGTGCCTAATAACTCAAATCTTAGCGCTGTTGAGATTTATATTTTGACCTACAACGCGATTGCTATGGATGAGATGAGAAAATCTAAAATTCCTGCAAGTATCACATTGGCTCAGGGTATTTTAGAGTCTGGTTCTGGTAAAGGGCGATTATCGGTCGAGGCGAATAATCACTTCGGAATAAAATGTCATGGTTGGACGGGTAGAAAGATCTATCACGATGATGATCGCTCTCAAGAATGTTTTAGAAGTTATGACCATCCAAATTCTTCATTTGAAGACCATTCGGAATTTCTAACCGGAAGAAGCAGGTATGCTGCTCTCTTCAAACTCAAACCAGACGATTACGAGGGCTGGGCAAAAGGATTGAGAGCTGCAGGTTACGCAACCGATAGAAAATATCCTGAAAAACTCATCAGCTTAATTGAGCGTTACCAACTTTATAAATATGATGAGATCATGCTTGGCAAATCTACCGAAACTCCAGATATCGTTGAAAATACAGCCATAACCCATATTGTGATTAAAGGGGATACTCTGTACTCGCTGTCGAGGCGTTATCAAACTTCGGTCGACGAAATAAAACGTCTCAATAAACTATCTAACAATGATTTGTCTCTAGGGCAAACACTTATCATAAAAAAATAA
- a CDS encoding 1-aminocyclopropane-1-carboxylate deaminase/D-cysteine desulfhydrase, producing MLIFNVERNLNIDNQVYIKPEYLIHPHVSGNKFRKLKYNILEAKKKDKNTLLTFGGAFSNHIAAVASAGKTLDFKTIGIIRGEELANKMDSNPTLKFAQSCGMSLKFVTRATYKNKSSANFISELKNEFGDFYLIPEGGTNNLAIQGCEEILTETDKEFDYICCSVGTGGTISGLINSALPHQKIIGFPALKGDFLTEEITKFARQSNWELQTNYHFGGYGKVDETLIDFINAFKKNHDIPLDPIYTGKMMFGIYDLIEKGYFPKHSKILAIHTGGLQGIDGMNQRLKQQNKPLIV from the coding sequence ATGTTAATATTTAATGTTGAACGTAATTTAAACATTGATAATCAAGTTTATATAAAGCCTGAGTATTTGATTCATCCTCATGTTTCTGGTAATAAATTTCGTAAACTCAAGTACAATATTTTAGAAGCCAAAAAAAAGGATAAAAATACTTTATTAACGTTTGGCGGAGCATTTTCTAATCACATAGCAGCTGTTGCTTCCGCAGGAAAAACGTTAGATTTTAAAACAATAGGAATAATTAGAGGTGAGGAATTAGCAAATAAAATGGATTCAAATCCAACATTGAAGTTTGCTCAATCCTGCGGAATGTCCTTAAAATTCGTCACAAGAGCAACTTATAAAAACAAAAGTTCTGCTAATTTTATTTCAGAATTAAAAAATGAGTTTGGTGATTTTTATTTAATTCCCGAAGGTGGCACCAATAATCTTGCAATACAAGGCTGCGAAGAAATACTAACAGAAACTGATAAAGAATTTGATTATATCTGCTGTTCGGTTGGGACTGGAGGTACGATTTCAGGATTGATAAATTCTGCTTTGCCACATCAAAAAATTATAGGATTTCCTGCCCTAAAAGGTGATTTTTTAACTGAAGAAATCACTAAATTTGCAAGACAGAGCAATTGGGAGTTACAAACCAATTATCATTTTGGTGGCTACGGAAAAGTGGACGAAACATTAATTGATTTTATCAACGCTTTTAAAAAAAATCATGACATTCCGTTAGACCCAATATATACGGGAAAAATGATGTTTGGAATTTACGATTTGATTGAGAAAGGCTATTTTCCGAAGCATTCAAAAATATTAGCGATCCATACAGGTGGTTTACAGGGAATTGATGGTATGAACCAAAGGTTAAAACAACAAAACAAGCCATTAATCGTTTGA
- a CDS encoding GEVED domain-containing protein, translated as MIKKILLLIFYIGFLNSEIQAQCPVFNANSCTANAPTVIGNSVACTTLANNGGRRNFEVSNMIAGATYRVANCGSGLDTQMTIRNAVGTYIDYNDDDGPACAGLTASIDFIPPATGTYRIQINKYNCATGPNTSNGNIVVTLLSAPYNPCSAVSNIAACGINTTSTFSAGIGAVAGACTFLADGRENVYTFTPTITGNHSIQQISSTNYVDYYYKPVSAGCGSTGWTCTGAELDGAATGGAFALTAGTQYYIMVDPEFSTGGSAVFNIVCPGAITYCSPTTETPNDLYITNVSFEGTLEDTSNNSTFSGGYEDYTGLTPIARQVEGEGVNISVAGNASARFKAWIDWNNDGNFDDNPATELVYDTNGVTTATTTFGFVIPLGTTPGDYRIRIRNNLIFDWLYFFYDIRDFGPCENFFFNGSTLYEDFGEAEDYLFTVEPYCDAIVTSVIDGDTCGPGSVTLDVTATGAPSISEYRWYANETGGAPIATTATGTWNTPSISTTTTYWVSAFNGSCESWVRTPIVANYNPIPTLTVTPDVTDRVICGENDALEISAIGDVDDVYLIDEDFEDGTLGVFFNTNITNNGGAINALTQWRNRTSTYVPNEEVWYPAISSGFGPNQFVMSNSDVGAYITHNALTTTNSYNTTDFTSLTLSFRGYYSHYLTDGDGGTDFYAAIEVSTDGTNWTSITPNIIADVGIGTKFETLSYNLDAYINQPTLSLRFRFYQNWGDGIAIDDIKLFGDQDITAVNWSTTPAGIIDLFIDTDNDNVGDTPYTTGAFTTVYAIPNITQLETASYSFTINATLSNNCGAATLPFTITNNTKIWNGSNDNTWDNPDNWFPNGAPTSDNCVIIGDVGTLPDPTILGPPIPPVPAFARNLTIKNNGFLELEPSSSLTVTDWINVDPNGTFNVRNRANLVQVTNVVANINSGSINMDREVTGLTSQDYVYWSSPVENFGVGGVSPGTNPAYVLNWIPTVVGNGAGNYGEWQTTAENMIPGKGYAIRALTGTSVANTAQFAGRPSNGIVTTPIVRGSYTGADYPGAGVIDATALDDNWNLVGNPFPSSINADTFISMNASTIIDDANPSIAGTIYLWSHASAPSNLATDPFYGDYVYNYNANDYIAYNLTGSTPSGFGGFIGAGQAFFVLMDNAAATPSNLIFDNTMRNGVFDNIQFYRTDDPVVTEKHRIWLDLIDADNNANSILVGYITGATNENDRLFDGNQLSGSNNLFYSLIGDDKMAIQGRSLPFNVTDIVPLGFNTAQNGNYSIAINILDGLFESTDQDIFIEDMYTNTIHNLRLSPYNFSTESGTFDDRFILRYTNETLSVNQIDNNGDISILAPNSEYIKVTSKIGTINTIAIYDIVGREILNINDINQSEIILNQTRLSDGAYIVKVKLDNNKQKVQKVVLKQ; from the coding sequence ATGATTAAAAAAATACTATTACTTATATTTTATATTGGGTTTTTAAATTCTGAAATACAGGCTCAATGTCCAGTATTTAATGCCAACTCCTGTACAGCAAATGCTCCAACAGTTATTGGCAACTCAGTAGCATGTACTACTTTAGCCAATAATGGTGGAAGAAGGAATTTTGAAGTTTCTAACATGATAGCTGGAGCAACCTATAGAGTCGCAAATTGTGGCTCAGGATTAGATACCCAAATGACAATTAGAAATGCAGTTGGAACGTATATTGATTATAATGATGATGATGGTCCTGCCTGCGCAGGCTTAACTGCTTCAATTGATTTTATCCCTCCCGCTACGGGCACGTATAGAATTCAGATCAATAAATATAATTGTGCTACAGGTCCAAATACATCTAATGGAAATATAGTTGTAACATTGTTATCTGCTCCTTATAATCCTTGTTCCGCAGTATCTAATATTGCTGCTTGTGGCATTAATACAACCTCAACATTTAGTGCTGGTATTGGTGCTGTAGCAGGCGCATGTACCTTTTTAGCAGATGGAAGAGAAAATGTTTACACTTTTACACCCACTATCACTGGAAATCATTCTATCCAACAAATATCTTCAACAAATTATGTTGATTATTATTACAAACCTGTTTCTGCTGGCTGTGGTAGCACAGGCTGGACTTGTACAGGAGCAGAGCTAGATGGAGCTGCAACCGGAGGGGCTTTTGCATTAACAGCAGGTACTCAATATTATATTATGGTTGATCCAGAATTTTCTACTGGTGGCTCTGCTGTTTTTAATATTGTTTGTCCTGGCGCTATTACTTATTGCTCTCCAACAACTGAAACTCCAAATGATTTATACATAACTAACGTTAGTTTTGAAGGAACGTTAGAAGATACGTCCAATAATAGTACGTTTTCAGGAGGATACGAAGATTATACAGGATTAACTCCAATTGCAAGACAAGTTGAAGGTGAGGGAGTTAATATTTCAGTTGCAGGTAATGCATCAGCGAGATTTAAAGCTTGGATAGATTGGAATAATGATGGTAACTTTGATGATAATCCAGCTACAGAATTAGTTTATGACACCAATGGAGTTACCACTGCAACAACAACATTTGGCTTTGTGATTCCGCTAGGAACAACTCCAGGAGACTATAGAATAAGAATTAGAAACAATCTTATCTTTGATTGGCTATATTTTTTCTATGACATTCGTGATTTTGGACCTTGTGAAAACTTTTTTTTTAATGGAAGCACCTTATACGAAGACTTTGGAGAAGCCGAAGATTATCTTTTCACAGTTGAACCTTACTGTGACGCAATTGTTACGAGTGTTATAGATGGTGACACCTGTGGACCAGGAAGTGTGACATTGGATGTCACAGCAACTGGAGCACCCTCAATAAGTGAATACCGTTGGTATGCAAATGAAACTGGAGGAGCACCTATAGCTACAACCGCTACAGGGACTTGGAACACACCATCTATCTCTACAACAACCACCTATTGGGTCTCTGCTTTTAATGGAAGTTGCGAGTCTTGGGTAAGAACGCCAATAGTAGCCAATTATAACCCTATACCAACGCTAACAGTAACTCCAGATGTAACTGACAGAGTCATATGTGGAGAAAACGATGCTCTTGAGATTAGTGCTATTGGTGACGTAGATGATGTGTATCTAATCGATGAAGATTTTGAAGATGGTACACTTGGTGTATTTTTCAATACCAATATCACAAATAATGGAGGCGCAATAAACGCGCTTACGCAATGGAGAAATAGAACAAGTACGTATGTCCCAAATGAAGAAGTTTGGTATCCTGCAATTTCTTCTGGATTTGGACCCAACCAATTTGTGATGTCAAACTCAGATGTTGGAGCATACATTACGCACAATGCTTTAACCACAACAAATTCTTACAACACCACAGATTTTACGTCTCTTACTTTAAGTTTTAGAGGTTATTACTCTCATTATCTTACAGACGGTGATGGAGGTACAGATTTCTATGCAGCTATTGAAGTTTCGACAGATGGTACCAATTGGACGAGTATTACACCTAATATTATTGCAGATGTAGGTATTGGAACTAAGTTTGAAACATTGTCCTATAATTTAGATGCCTATATAAACCAACCAACCTTAAGTTTGAGGTTTAGATTTTACCAAAATTGGGGTGATGGGATTGCTATAGATGACATTAAATTGTTTGGTGATCAAGATATAACTGCTGTAAATTGGAGTACGACTCCTGCAGGAATTATAGATTTATTTATTGATACAGATAACGATAATGTTGGCGACACACCTTATACAACTGGTGCATTTACAACCGTATATGCCATACCAAATATTACCCAGTTAGAAACAGCTAGCTATTCATTCACAATAAATGCTACTCTATCTAATAATTGTGGTGCAGCAACATTACCTTTTACAATTACCAATAACACCAAAATCTGGAATGGTTCAAACGACAATACTTGGGATAATCCAGACAATTGGTTTCCAAACGGAGCACCAACAAGTGACAACTGCGTTATTATTGGTGATGTAGGGACATTACCAGATCCTACAATTCTTGGACCACCAATACCTCCAGTTCCAGCGTTTGCAAGAAATCTAACGATTAAAAATAACGGTTTTTTAGAATTAGAACCTTCTTCTTCACTTACAGTAACAGATTGGATCAATGTTGATCCCAACGGAACCTTCAACGTTAGAAATAGAGCTAATCTCGTGCAAGTAACTAATGTAGTCGCAAATATTAATAGTGGATCAATTAATATGGACAGAGAAGTGACAGGTTTGACTTCCCAAGATTATGTGTATTGGTCATCTCCAGTTGAAAATTTTGGTGTTGGAGGTGTTTCACCAGGAACTAATCCTGCATATGTTTTAAATTGGATCCCAACAGTTGTTGGAAATGGCGCAGGAAATTATGGCGAATGGCAAACTACAGCTGAAAATATGATTCCTGGAAAAGGGTATGCAATTAGAGCATTAACGGGTACAAGTGTTGCAAATACTGCACAATTTGCTGGCAGACCTAGTAATGGTATTGTAACAACACCAATCGTTAGAGGCAGTTATACTGGTGCAGATTATCCTGGAGCAGGAGTCATTGATGCGACCGCTCTAGATGATAATTGGAACTTGGTAGGAAATCCATTTCCCTCGTCCATAAACGCAGACACTTTTATAAGTATGAATGCATCAACAATTATTGACGATGCAAATCCATCAATAGCAGGAACTATTTATTTATGGAGTCATGCCTCTGCTCCTAGCAACTTAGCCACAGATCCATTTTATGGAGATTATGTATATAATTATAACGCAAATGATTATATCGCCTATAACTTAACAGGCTCAACACCTAGTGGATTTGGTGGCTTTATAGGGGCGGGACAAGCATTTTTTGTACTTATGGATAATGCTGCAGCAACGCCATCAAACTTGATATTTGACAACACAATGAGAAATGGTGTATTTGATAATATCCAATTCTATAGAACAGATGATCCAGTTGTAACTGAAAAACATAGAATTTGGCTAGATCTCATAGATGCTGATAACAACGCTAACTCCATTTTAGTTGGTTATATTACTGGAGCTACAAATGAGAACGATCGCCTTTTTGATGGCAACCAACTAAGTGGTTCTAATAATTTATTTTACTCCTTAATTGGTGATGATAAAATGGCAATACAAGGAAGATCGTTACCTTTTAATGTTACAGATATAGTACCTCTCGGTTTTAACACAGCCCAAAACGGAAACTACTCCATTGCAATAAATATACTTGATGGCCTTTTTGAAAGTACTGATCAAGATATTTTTATTGAAGATATGTACACAAACACTATTCACAATCTTAGATTAAGCCCGTATAATTTTTCTACGGAAAGTGGCACATTTGACGATAGATTCATTTTAAGATACACAAACGAAACGCTAAGTGTAAACCAAATAGATAATAATGGAGACATTTCTATATTAGCACCTAATAGTGAGTATATAAAAGTGACTTCAAAAATTGGAACCATCAACACCATAGCTATTTATGACATTGTTGGAAGAGAAATTCTCAACATCAACGATATTAACCAGTCAGAAATTATTTTAAATCAAACAAGACTATCTGATGGCGCATATATCGTAAAAGTCAAATTAGATAACAACAAGCAAAAAGTTCAAAAGGTAGTTTTAAAACAATAA
- a CDS encoding DUF5522 domain-containing protein, whose product MKKIIPLEDGDYYLTPQGYRCFNEQYLLKRGYCCESGCRHCPYGFNKNSLKKK is encoded by the coding sequence ATGAAGAAAATTATTCCATTAGAAGATGGAGATTATTATCTCACACCACAAGGTTATCGCTGTTTTAACGAGCAATACCTACTAAAAAGAGGTTATTGCTGCGAGAGCGGTTGCAGACATTGCCCCTATGGTTTCAATAAAAATTCATTAAAAAAAAAGTAA
- a CDS encoding urocanate hydratase: MPTTTLSFKDQIKEGIPNTLPDPKPYDASINHAPKRKTILSSEEQKLALKNALRYFDKEHHKTLIPEFKNELDTYGRIYMYRLRPDYKMYARPIDEYPAKSKQAAAIMLMIQNNLDHAVAQHPHELITYGGNGGVFSNWAQYRLTMKYLSQMNDEQTLAMYSGHPMGLFPSHKGAPRVVVTNGMMIPNYSKPDDWEKFNALGVTQYGQMTAGSFMYIGPQGIVHGTTITVLNGFRKIKKSPKGNLFVTSGLGGMSGAQPKAGNIAGCITVCAEVNPKITQVRLDQGWIDEKITDLDALVKRVLKAKENKETISIAYLGNIVEVWEKFDESNIHIDLGSDQTSLHNPWAGGYYPVNLSFEEANEMMANQPGEFKKKVQESLKRQVKAINKHTAKGTYFFDYGNAFLLEASRAGADIMAKNDIDFKYPSYVQDIMGPMCFDYGFGPFRWVCASGKPEDLAKTDAIACQVLENIKKNSPEEIQQQMADNIQWIKGAQENKLVVGSQARILYADAEGRIKIAKAFNDAISKGDIGYVILGRDHHDVSGTDSPYRETSNIYDGSRFTADMAIQNVIGDSFRGATWVSIHNGGGVGWGEVINGGFGMVLDGTIEAEKRLKSMLFWDVNNGISRRSWARNEEAIFAIKRAMENEPNLKVTLPNHVDEKLLDSLL, translated from the coding sequence ATGCCAACAACGACACTATCATTTAAAGATCAAATAAAAGAAGGGATCCCAAATACACTTCCCGATCCAAAACCGTATGATGCATCCATAAATCACGCACCAAAGCGTAAAACAATTCTTTCTTCGGAAGAACAAAAGCTAGCATTAAAAAACGCGCTTAGATATTTTGACAAAGAGCACCACAAAACTCTAATTCCAGAATTTAAAAACGAATTAGACACCTACGGAAGAATATACATGTACCGTCTGCGACCAGACTATAAAATGTACGCGAGACCAATTGACGAATACCCAGCAAAATCAAAACAAGCTGCTGCGATAATGCTAATGATCCAAAATAATTTAGATCATGCAGTTGCTCAACATCCTCACGAACTAATAACCTACGGAGGAAATGGAGGCGTCTTTTCTAATTGGGCACAATATAGATTGACAATGAAATATTTGTCTCAAATGAACGACGAACAAACCCTTGCCATGTATTCTGGCCATCCAATGGGATTATTTCCAAGCCATAAAGGTGCGCCAAGAGTTGTTGTCACAAATGGTATGATGATTCCTAACTATTCAAAACCTGATGACTGGGAAAAATTCAATGCCTTGGGAGTTACACAATATGGTCAAATGACCGCTGGAAGCTTCATGTATATTGGACCTCAAGGAATCGTGCATGGTACCACAATTACAGTTTTAAATGGTTTCAGAAAAATAAAAAAATCACCCAAAGGAAACCTTTTTGTAACTTCTGGACTTGGTGGGATGTCTGGCGCACAACCAAAAGCAGGAAATATTGCAGGCTGTATAACTGTTTGCGCAGAAGTAAATCCAAAAATCACCCAAGTGAGATTAGATCAAGGTTGGATCGACGAAAAAATCACAGATTTAGATGCATTAGTAAAACGTGTTTTAAAAGCAAAAGAAAATAAAGAAACGATTTCAATTGCCTATTTAGGCAACATTGTTGAAGTATGGGAGAAATTTGATGAATCAAACATCCATATCGATTTAGGCAGTGATCAAACTTCACTTCACAATCCTTGGGCTGGTGGGTATTATCCAGTAAACTTATCGTTTGAAGAGGCCAATGAAATGATGGCAAATCAACCTGGAGAGTTTAAGAAAAAAGTTCAGGAAAGCTTAAAACGCCAGGTCAAAGCCATAAACAAACATACCGCAAAAGGAACCTATTTTTTTGACTACGGAAATGCATTCCTTCTAGAAGCCTCTCGTGCTGGCGCAGATATTATGGCAAAAAATGATATCGATTTCAAATATCCATCCTATGTACAAGATATTATGGGACCAATGTGCTTTGATTATGGTTTTGGGCCATTTAGATGGGTTTGTGCTTCGGGCAAACCAGAAGATTTAGCAAAAACCGATGCCATAGCTTGTCAAGTTTTAGAAAATATAAAAAAGAATTCTCCAGAAGAAATCCAACAACAAATGGCAGACAACATCCAATGGATCAAAGGTGCACAAGAAAATAAGCTAGTCGTTGGTTCGCAAGCAAGAATTTTATATGCAGATGCCGAAGGACGAATAAAGATTGCAAAAGCATTTAATGATGCTATTTCTAAAGGTGACATTGGCTATGTTATTTTGGGTAGAGATCATCATGATGTTTCAGGAACAGATTCTCCATATCGAGAAACCAGTAACATTTACGATGGCTCGCGTTTTACAGCAGATATGGCAATTCAAAACGTAATTGGAGATAGCTTTAGAGGTGCTACTTGGGTAAGTATTCACAATGGCGGAGGCGTTGGTTGGGGAGAAGTGATTAATGGTGGATTTGGTATGGTTCTTGATGGTACTATAGAAGCAGAAAAACGCTTAAAATCCATGTTGTTTTGGGATGTTAATAATGGAATCTCAAGACGTAGTTGGGCAAGAAATGAAGAAGCTATTTTTGCTATAAAACGTGCTATGGAAAATGAACCTAATTTAAAGGTTACATTACCAAATCATGTTGATGAAAAATTATTAGACTCGTTATTATAA
- a CDS encoding DUF4136 domain-containing protein, translating into MKKLLKTLPVLMLALVITSCSSVRVAADYDKQANFSEYKTFAFLKSGVDQAEISDLDKRRILRAIETELMAQGYTKSENPDLLVSIFTKSQQRVDVYNNNWGFGGWGWGGFGPGWGWGWNQPNVSTTTEGTLYVDLIDANKKELVWQGMGSGVLTQRSIEKKEARINEFVSKIMEKYPPTLNE; encoded by the coding sequence ATGAAAAAATTACTTAAAACATTACCAGTGTTGATGTTAGCACTAGTAATAACTTCATGCAGCTCAGTAAGAGTAGCTGCAGACTATGATAAACAGGCAAATTTTAGTGAATATAAAACATTTGCTTTTTTAAAATCTGGTGTAGATCAAGCTGAAATCAGTGATCTCGACAAAAGAAGAATTCTTAGAGCAATAGAAACCGAACTAATGGCTCAAGGTTATACAAAATCTGAAAACCCAGATTTATTGGTTAGTATTTTCACCAAATCCCAGCAACGTGTTGACGTTTACAATAACAATTGGGGCTTCGGTGGCTGGGGCTGGGGAGGCTTTGGACCAGGTTGGGGCTGGGGTTGGAATCAACCTAATGTATCAACTACGACCGAAGGTACTCTTTATGTAGATCTAATTGATGCTAATAAAAAAGAATTGGTTTGGCAAGGTATGGGATCTGGAGTTTTAACCCAACGCAGTATCGAAAAGAAAGAAGCTAGAATTAATGAGTTCGTTTCTAAAATAATGGAAAAATATCCTCCAACTTTAAACGAGTAA